The DNA region GCCGTGCCCGGGATGGTCTCGAGGAGGATCGCCGCGATGGAGGCGGGACCCTCGGCCTCGATGACCCGGCGCAGGTGGTGGAGGGCGCGCTCGGACTCCTGCTCCGGCGTGGTCGCCCAGAACTCCGAGCGGTAGAGGTAGGGGCCGAAGAAGTGCACGTGGCCGCGGGCGTACTCGTTCGGGATCCGTCGCCAGTCGCCCGTCGCGACGATCGCGGCGCCGGTGTTGCCGTGGTAGGAGCGGTAGGTCGAGAGCACCTTGTCGCGGCCGGTGTGGATCCTGGCCATCCGGATCGCGTTCTCGATCGCGTCGGCGCCGGCGTTGGTGAAGAAGACCTTGTTGAAGCCGACCGGTGCGATGTCGGTGATCCGCTCGGCGGCCTCGCCACGAGCCAGGTTGGCCGTCGTCGGCGCGATCGTGGTCAGCGTCTCGGCCTGCTTCTTGATCGCCTCCACCACCCGGGGGTGCTGGTGGCCGATGTTGGTGTTGACCAGCTGGGAGGAGAAGTCGAGGTAGGTGTGCCCCGAGTCGTCCCACACACGCGAGCCCTGCCCGCCGGCGATGACGAGCGGCTTCAGCGACGCCTGGGCGGACCAGGAGTGGAAGACGTGGGATCGGTCGAGGTCGTACGCGCGGGCGTCGCTGGCGCTGGTCAAGGCTGTCCCCTGGGGTGCGTGGATGGACATGGATCTGGCACTCACTCTACGCCGGAAACAGCAACGTAGCCGCCGAACAAGAGTACCGATTACGACGGTATATCAGGTCGACGGCTACGTTTTCGTTACATTGAGGTGCCATGCGCGACTGAATCACGCGCCACCAGCGGTGACCTCCACCTCGATGGGCTTGAAGTCGGTGCCCTTGCTGTCGACCTCGTCGCCGAGCTCGTCGAGCGCCTTCTCGATGTACTCGTTGGAGTAGGCCGTCTCCGGCGGAGCCTTGGTGATCAGCTTCTCGCCCTTCTCGTTGGTCGCCGAGAGCGCGCCGTCGACGGTCTGCTTCCAGGCCGCCTCGTCGATGACCCCGACCCCGTTCTCGGCCGGCCAGATGAGCTTGTTGGTCTCGTTGAGCATCCACAGCTCGTGGGAGGGGCCCCAGGTCGACTCGTGCTCGGCCATGGTCGGGGCGACCTCCTCGGCGTTGTCGCGGGCGTAGGCCCAGCCCTTGACGACCGCCTTGAGGAACTTGACGGTCGTCTCCTCGTAGTCGGCGTCCGAGGAGAGTCGCTCGGTGTCGGCCCAGAGGGCGTCCTGCAGCATCGCGCCCTCGGTGTCCTCGTAGGAGATGACGTTGAAGTCGGAGGGCTGGTAGAGCTTCCCGGTCTTGGGGTTCTCGGCCTCCAGCAGCTGGGCGTACTCGTTGTAGGTCATCGCCTGCGCCGCGTCGATGTCGCCCTGGAGGAACGCGTTCATGTTGAAGTCCTGGGTGACGATCGAGACGGACTTGGAGTCGAGTCCCTCCGCGGCCATCGCGGCGAAGATCTCCCACTCGTTGCCGAAGCCCCACGAACCGATCTTCTTGCCCTCGAAGTCCGCGACCGACTCGATGCCGGAGTCTGCCCAGGAGACCTGCAGAGTGCCCGAGCGCTGGAAGATCTGGGCGACGTTGGTCAGCTCGGCACCGGCCTCGATCGAGCCCAGCACCTTCGGCACCCAGGCGACGGCGTAGTCGACGTCGCCGTTGGCCAGGGCGTCCTGCGGCACGATGTCGCCGCCCGAGGGGATGATCTCGACGTCGAGCCCCTCGTCCTCGAAGAAGCCCTGGTCCATCGCCGCGTAGTAGCCGGCGAACTGCGAC from Nocardioides luteus includes:
- a CDS encoding aspartate aminotransferase family protein; the encoded protein is MTSASDARAYDLDRSHVFHSWSAQASLKPLVIAGGQGSRVWDDSGHTYLDFSSQLVNTNIGHQHPRVVEAIKKQAETLTTIAPTTANLARGEAAERITDIAPVGFNKVFFTNAGADAIENAIRMARIHTGRDKVLSTYRSYHGNTGAAIVATGDWRRIPNEYARGHVHFFGPYLYRSEFWATTPEQESERALHHLRRVIEAEGPASIAAILLETIPGTAGIMIPPPGYLPGVRALADEFGIVLILDEVMAGFGRTGEWLALDAYDVVPDLITFAKGVNSGYVPAGGVIISDPVAATFDDQVFPGGLTYSGHPLAMASIVATIEAMNEEGIVDNAATIGTDHIAPGLAALAEKHDVIGEVRGTGVFWALELVADRETREPLPAATMGRIKSDLIARNLIPFIMENRIHVVPPCVVTPDEVAEAISIYDDVLGSL
- a CDS encoding ABC transporter substrate-binding protein codes for the protein MGRVRQGLAAAAALTLALGLASCGSSESEGDGDLTQVKLQLQWLPQSQFAGYYAAMDQGFFEDEGLDVEIIPSGGDIVPQDALANGDVDYAVAWVPKVLGSIEAGAELTNVAQIFQRSGTLQVSWADSGIESVADFEGKKIGSWGFGNEWEIFAAMAAEGLDSKSVSIVTQDFNMNAFLQGDIDAAQAMTYNEYAQLLEAENPKTGKLYQPSDFNVISYEDTEGAMLQDALWADTERLSSDADYEETTVKFLKAVVKGWAYARDNAEEVAPTMAEHESTWGPSHELWMLNETNKLIWPAENGVGVIDEAAWKQTVDGALSATNEKGEKLITKAPPETAYSNEYIEKALDELGDEVDSKGTDFKPIEVEVTAGGA